A stretch of Cicer arietinum cultivar CDC Frontier isolate Library 1 chromosome 5, Cicar.CDCFrontier_v2.0, whole genome shotgun sequence DNA encodes these proteins:
- the LOC101498948 gene encoding cytochrome b561 domain-containing protein At2g30890-like gives MKILMEIQQRKFIAFFIQACIALFLFPLVSSSQEHIKMTPKLQFEITLHGFLLWFSMGFLMPIGILAIRLSNREDNPRWLRILFYVHSILQMVAVLLATAGAIMSIKNFNNLFNNNHQRLGVALYGIIWLQVLVGIFRPQRGSKRRSVWFFSHWILGTAVSFLGVLNVYIGLAAYHEKTSKGIRTWNILFTIQISLIVFFYLFQERWGYIQKQRVILSNEMVTPSCQETLPNEKERALKDGTC, from the exons ATGAAGATTTTAATGGAAATCCAACAAAGAAAGTTCATTGCTTTCTTCATTCAAGCATGTATTGCTTTGTTCTTATTTCCCCTTGTTAGTTCATCACAAGAGCACATTAAG aTGACTCCAAAACTTCAATTTGAAATTACATTACATGGTTTTCTCCTTTGGTTTTCAATGGGATTCTTGATGCCTATTGGTATACTTGCAATTAGACTATCAAACAGAGAGGATAATCCAAGGTGGCTTAGAATTTTATTCTATGTTCATTCCATTTTGCAG ATGGTTGCTGTACTTCTTGCTACAGCAGGAGCAATTATGtccataaaaaatttcaataatctTTTTAACAATAATCATCAAAGATTAGGGGTTGCACTTTATGGTATTATTTGGTTGCAAGTACTGGTTGGAATTTTTCGACCTCAAAG GGGATCCAAAAGAAGAAGTGTGTGGTTCTTTTCACACTGGATACTTGGAACTGCAGTTTCATTCCTAGGAGTTCTCAATGTATACATTGGTTTAGCAGCCTACCATGAAAAAACATCAAAAGGCATAAGAACATGGAACATACTTTTCACTATTCAGATATCATTGATTGTATTTTTCTACCTTTTTCAAGAAAGATGGGGTTACATACAAAAACAAAGAGTGATTTTGAGCAATGAAATGGTTACTCCAAGTTGTCAAGAAACTCTTCCAAATGAAAAGGAGAGAGCATTGAAGGATGGAACTTGTTAA
- the LOC101499273 gene encoding GDSL esterase/lipase At4g10955-like, with product MEISEITTQLNNPKEEEERENVVVVQQKEEEAHPYAFHVSGPRNLVNLNWRDLISSSWKDANYKRTVIACFIQAVYLLELDRQEKRPPENALAPNWWIPFKYKLTKTLIDERDGSIFGAILEWDRSAAMSDLILIRPSGAPKAVLALRGTLLKSLTMRRDIEDDLRFLAWESLKGSVRFKVALEELKSVSDAYGSSNVCVAGHSLGAGFALQVGKSLAKEGIYVETHLFNPPSVSLAMSLRNIGEKAELAWKRLKKSMIPSSNEETNDGNKSIGTKSWMPWLTSLKNHNFGVGKWVPNLYVNNSDYICCSYNDSNRSGEKDDGDKENVGPNNGHVAAKLFVVSKEKQKFHEAHGLEQWWSNDSQLQQTIHTSKLISRQLKSLYTNGCGTSSQVMQGKPR from the exons ATGGAAATCAGTGAAATCACGACCCAATTGAACAacccaaaagaagaagaagaaagagaaaacgTTGTGGTTGTTCaacagaaagaagaagaagctcATCCTTATGCTTTTCATGTCTCAGGTCCGAGAAATTTGGTTAATCTTAATTGGAGAGACCTTATTAGTTCTAGCTG GAAGGATGCAAACTATAAGAGAACTGTCATTGCTTGTTTTATACAAGCAGTTTACTTGCTTGAACTCGACAGACAAGAGAAACGGCCACCCGAAAATGCTCTAGCTCCAAATTGGTGGATTCCCTTCAAGTACAAGCTAACAAAAACACTAATAGATGAAAGAGACGGTTCCATTTTTGGTGCAATACTTGAATGGGACCGATCCGCAGCAATGTCGGATTTAATATTAATCAGACCAAGTGGTGCCCCAAAAGCTGTTTTAGCACTAAGAGGAACATTGCTCAAAAGCCTAACAATGCGAAGAGACATCGAAGACGACCTTCGTTTCCTTGCTTGGGAAAGCTTAAAGGGTTCTGTAAGGTTCAAAGTAGCATTAGAAGAACTAAAATCAGTTTCTGATGCATATGGAAGTAGCAATGTTTGTGTAGCAGGACATTCATTAGGAGCTGGTTTTGCTCTTCAAGTTGGAAAATCATTAGCAAAAGAAGGTATCTATGTTGAAACACATTTATTCAATCCACCTTCTGTTTCACTAGCTATGAGTCTTAGAAACATTGGTGAAAAAGCTGAGTTAGCTTGGAAGAGACTTAAAAAGTCTATGATTCCTTCAAGTAATGAAGAAACTAATGATGGAAACAAAAGTATTGGAACAAAGAGTTGGATGCCTTGGTTAACAAGTTTGAAGAATCATAATTTTGGTGTTGGAAAATGGGTTCCTAATCTTTATGTGAACAATAGTGACTATATATGTTGTTCTTATAATGATAGTAATAGATCAGGAGAGAAAGATGATGGTGATAAGGAGAATGTTGGTCCAAATAATGGACATGTTGCTGCAAAGCTTTTTGTTGTTTCAAAGGAAAAGCAGAAGTTTCATGAAGCTCATGGATTGGAACAATGGTGGTCAAATGATTCACAGCTTCAACAGACTATACATACCAGTAAACTCATAAGCAGGCAGCTTAAATCTTTATATACAAATGGTTGTGGTACTTCTTCTCAAGTTATGCAGGGAAAGCCAAGATAA